The following are encoded together in the Campylobacter concisus genome:
- a CDS encoding hydroxymethylpyrimidine/phosphomethylpyrimidine kinase — protein sequence MKKILIIAGSCNSGTAGLQADIKTCARLNCYSATAVTSLVAETTDAVKSVVCLEPSFVKDQLNTLAEEFGFDAIKIGMLFSEEIMEVVREFLLTQNTKVVLDPVCVSKSGHKLIKDSAVAKLKELMSLATVTTPNLDEANVLFGDDYKDLPCDVIVKKHISEDSSIDTLYKKDGSLRNFKTPLVNPLVMSGTGCSFSTALACFLAKGKSLEESIQLSKEYICSIIKESIDTKLGKNRLLWHGAK from the coding sequence ATGAAAAAAATTCTAATCATCGCAGGCTCTTGTAATAGCGGCACAGCTGGGCTTCAAGCAGATATAAAAACATGTGCTAGGCTTAATTGTTATAGTGCAACAGCGGTAACTTCTTTGGTCGCTGAGACTACGGATGCTGTAAAGAGCGTGGTTTGCTTAGAACCTAGTTTTGTCAAGGATCAGCTAAATACGCTTGCGGAAGAATTTGGCTTTGATGCGATTAAGATAGGCATGTTATTTAGTGAAGAGATTATGGAGGTGGTGCGTGAGTTTTTGCTAACTCAAAATACCAAAGTAGTGCTTGATCCAGTTTGCGTCTCAAAAAGCGGACACAAGCTTATAAAAGATAGTGCGGTGGCAAAACTAAAAGAGCTAATGAGCTTAGCTACAGTAACTACTCCAAATTTAGATGAGGCAAATGTGCTTTTTGGTGATGATTATAAAGATTTGCCTTGTGACGTCATCGTAAAAAAACATATCAGCGAAGATAGCAGCATAGACACACTTTATAAAAAAGATGGTTCGCTAAGAAATTTTAAAACTCCACTTGTTAATCCGCTTGTGATGAGTGGAACTGGTTGTAGTTTCTCAACTGCACTTGCTTGCTTTTTAGCAAAGGGCAAGAGCTTAGAGGAGTCTATACAACTTTCAAAAGAGTATATTTGCTCTATCATAAAAGAGAGCATAGATACAAAACTTGGTAAAAATCGCCTACTTTGGCATGGAGCGAAGTAA